TATTTCCCTCGTTTTAAgtctgtaacccggatttgtttcctctcaatcaattttgaacagcggtatactactgttgcctttgtttatctATTCTTCATCAGCATTAAATGTTATTGttcaatttggaaaaaaacgGTAGTAGATTTGTGAGCTTTGTGGATACATTAAACAAAATGTCATGACGACTGTTGTTAAATTTAGCACATATCTGGTCATGTATGTGCGTGTCTGTATCTGaacaaaaataaattgtatacTGCTTTACATTCTGAGTTTTGCTAATTTTCCGAATGTTTGTAGAAATATGGCTAATGCAATAGGAAACTGATATAAATTGACACAACTTGAATAAAATTACTTTTATGGTTAAATATGTCAAAACTATTTACATGTATTACACAAAAAAGTCATGCAAAGTGttaatgaatgaaaatattactttttttcttgatttatcgAGAACAATAACGCTTATCATACCCCCTTAAAGCCAATAGTGTACACATGCTGGAATAATTGAGGAGCTGTACGTCCATAGAGaattaaaaagaataacaaaaagtgaaatcacaaaaatactgaacgccgagaaaaattcaaaacggaaagtccctaatcaaatggacaacaactgtcatattcctgacttggtacaggtattttctagtgtagaaaatggtggattgaacctggttttatagcgctaaacctctcactttgaagTTTCATTATATTGATCACGATGCGTAGACAACATGTCACAAATGCGGTACAACAACAACATGTACCCCACTAAAAACTTGGGGTGATTTCAGgcgctccggaagggtaagcagatcttgctccacatgtagcacccgtcgtgttgcttatgttataacaaacccgttaaatagtataattcggtaggtcactttcgtgaaaagggaacgttcttgtagttacgacataagaaacatatctgatatcatctgtatAACGGATATTCcatgacggtcaaccaactcgagaaggcgtccgtaaaatttacgaagtgatgatttcaacatcactatttgaaactcttggtttaaaaatgaaaaggtcATAATAGGGaagcttaaatcatctcttttgtcgaaaaGTTATGTTTTCAACCGAACCTCGTAGTCAATATCTAGATACTATACTGTAGGTAAgtactaatcaaatggcaaaatcaaaagctcaaacacaccaaaaacgaatggataacaactgtattattcctgacgtggtacaggcattttgttgtgtagaaaatggtggattgaatctggttttatggcgccaaacctctcacttgtatgacagtcaaatcaaattccattatattgacaatgatgtgtgaataaaacaagcagacataataaaaatctaaatttggCTGGCTGAagttttatattatgtatttaatgtaACGATATACTTTATattcaggttgcactataataaacaattcttcttcttcttcttcttcttcttcttcttcttcataataggtaaaaatgtaaaaataggggtacagcatcCAACACCGTGTCACACTCTTcatcacaacaaaaacaaacaaatatttaacaaagaagcacaaattCACATAGCTCATGTTTAttgttttctaaatttacaaACGGAGAACTTTAAAATAGTGTTTTAGAAATCAGGTCATCATTTCGTTGAGCGTAGGAATAAAATGTGTGATTAACCGATAACCAGACAAATGCAAACAAGTTTAATAGTGTGAATAATCAATGTCCTATACACGCAATACAcatttagtttattttcgatctatgagtttgactgcacctctggtatctttcgtccctcttttacattaaaaagatatttagaagtaaaataataaagtttGGTACTTCATGAGAGTTTCCAAAGGAAAACCTAAATAAATCCAGGGTAAATTCAACTTACTATTGTTATGTCGAATGTATTGTTAACAGGCGTTCTGGACGTTGTTAAAGGATATGTTAGATTATGaacaaattattaacaaaaaaaaggaAGATATCTTTTGCATAAGTTTTAAACGTGTTATTTTTAAAGTGCGTGTTGCTCCCTGaaagtttacatttaaattaTACTAAAGAAACTAATagtaatgtttttttaaacaggaaagcttttctttctttgttttatttatcatttacaattacttttaattttaaattgtttttttttagatactaTTGCAATTCCCAATGAAATATGTGTAACGACAGTTTAAATGAGGTAAACACAAAAATCACAAAGTTATGTAGTCGAGCATTTGGTTTTGTCATATTATATTGACTTACCCTTTTTCTAATTTCATTGGAATTCTGtaagtattttgtattttgtgaagTTGTTTTCTTCTCCAAAATAGTTtaagtacacaaaaaaaaatcgaataatCTGTAGGAAGTTATATTACCTGTAACCAAACACTTATTTATTACAAACTTTTCTCAGTTGATAAATCAAGAACTCATTGAAAAACCCAGGTTACTAGGACCTGAGGAAAATTTGACCTAAGATAAATCATATAGATTTGCATGTGTTTTATGTATCATAGAACCTGATCAGTTCTCATGGCGACGACctgttctcgtcaaaactatgctCAAAccatttttcaaaacatttatacattgtgaataaaaaaaaccacaccaagtctttaaaaatcaaacatttaaaaacactGAGATGTCCTAAAGACGTATATGgatatttcaaaaaacaaaaaaatgcacaCTAACAATTGAAAATTACATACTGAGAATTAAAAAAACGGCAGGCACTGAGATTTCAATAGGACACACTGAaatgaaataaactgaaaaacacacactgtgaaatttgaaataatccaatgagatttgtgcgcacttaaTTCGCACAGGTCTAATTTATTCTGAATCTATAACAAGCTAAAAACAACTGAGGGACAGACCCTTTAGTCGTTGAAATTGGCACCAAATCTtttataaaatcatttgaaaaaaataacattacatgAATGTTTCAGGAGAAtctttattttgattggataacaacacttGCGCGTCATACTAAAACCAACCTTCATATTCCAACATTCAAAATGACACGTGCTATCACAATAATGTGTACAGgttgaataaagaaataaatgatagAAATCGATTTTTTATGACCATAGCctaaacatgtaattataagaatTGGATGCTTCTTTCTTGTAAtattatagggttgtaaaagtgttgatcgTGCTGACATTTATAGAATGAAGCGCTGCtatcaacacttttacaccctattgaaattaaacaaaaaagttgGAAGTATTCAATTCTTAGTACAACTTATTAAAGACCATAAATATTGGAACAGTCTGCAAAAAGAGGAACAATACAGTCAATTGTTTAcccattgtatttattgttaacttgttctcgtcctgaacatgcatgacatattttaCAGTTTTAAGCAACAATAATAGTAATAATCTGAGTTATAGGCACAAAAcacgatgttaagtcttgaaaatTATATCGAAAGTTGGTTAAAGGAACTACGTTTCATTATGTCAAGAGTTCGTGAAACCAaaatattaatctgttgaattagtcatctcatgaatatttatTAGTGATGTGCATAATAAtttcagtgtgtctttttaaaatctcagtgtgtaattcaAATTCTCAGAGTGAGTTTTTTTCCCATATTTTTAATCCTCCGTAAGTATTTTCAAAAACTCAGTGTGCAATttttatttctctatttttttctctattttcacgtttcttgatcggtgtgagaaaaatatttctcctcactagtgaaaaatctgttctcggcaaatgattggtggaaagttaattgtgacgttaaatgtttctaaaaagtaaaatcacaaaaatactgaacttagaggaagatcaattgggaaagtccataaccacatggcaaaatcaaataacaaaacgcatcaaaaacgaatggacaaaaactatCATATTCTAAggttcttctgaattttcctattgtgacgtcatgaaaaaggcgaccatgcctgatgacgtcacataaaaagtacacaactttcttcaaatctttgaaaacgAAGggtaaaaatcattagagaaacagattccatcactttaactcgtgtattacgatatttctccactctcgacagatcaattttaattatctaaaaagctcggcaagacttgcgctttaaatattaaaatttaactgccTCGAGAGAAGAAATATAGTAACATACCTGTGGCTGTTGTCGAATCTTTATTTCTCcgtccttttttcttttttagtttttatttgtaCGAAAAATTGtataaacatagttttgacgagaaacGCTTGCCATAAGTTCTGTAAACGTTATTACATAGGAGTATTGTCATCACTAATCCTCATACGACCGTCTGATAATGTAATGCATAGTTTATCGTAGAATATTTCTGCAGTATTATACGGAGCCTCGGTGTCAGATGGCCAGACTATACATACGACCTTATACCAAATTTCCTTCAATGACTTTGGCAGTTTGTCTTTTCTAATGTCATCCATTAGTATTACTTTAACCATGGATTCACGACCCTCTCTGAAAGCGTGCATTCTTGTCATTTCTATTTCATACGATCCCCAGCTACTCTCAAGAAAATCCTTCGTAATGATGAATACAACTTTTCTACTCGAGTTAATTGCTTTAACTATGCACTCAGCAATAGGTACTCCGGCCAAGAAATCCTTATGATGTAAGCAAAGCTCGAAACCTTTCGGCTTCAACTTGTCATAAAGGTCTGTAACCCACGTGACGTCTTTATGACTGTAAGATATAAATGCATCATACTCGATGTAAATCGTTTATTTCTCCGTTTTCCTATAATCATATGCGGAATCCTGATGATTTTCAAATGCTTAAATgcacaaaatacaaatacataatCAATTCTTCTAAACAGTTCTCCTTTAAAGCATATCTTTCAAAAGGTCTTAACCTTATCCCAAGTATAATGTCGCCTACAAAAACTAACCTTTTAAGACAAATATTTTGAAGAACAGCAAAATGAGGATGATCCATTAGAAACCCATTTCTCATAGGGTTGCCTGTGATGGTTAATTCCGTCATATTTCTTCTTTGAAAaccttcaaaatttaaatattttgcttaTAACGTCATCTGCAGCATTTAGTATCTTTATATTTATCCTTAAAGTCTTTAACTTCGGAAAGGAAATGAAAGTATCCGGTGTTAGCGAAGACACACAGAGTCAAGATATAAGACTTCTATTACTTGACATCTCAAGTTATGAAATGAATGCTCCGAGTATATTTGTCCAGTATGTGACGAAATTTGAATCTCCCGTAAGTTTGACAATGTACAAAGAcatttgtctatttgttttcctGTACTCAGATCAGTTCTTAACCTGACCAAtgattttattaaagatattTCGGACTGAAAATAAGAATTGTCATTGTAGTCATAATTATAGTTGATTGCTAGTTCTTCAAGAGAAGTCAAACCCTTGAAAATGTCTACTGGAAGAGAATTTGTTGTAAGCCGATTTGTGTTTAGGTCAAGATGAGTCAGCTCGACCAGTCCAGCAAATGCATCCCGTTCTATCATACTCAGAGAATTATAAGACAAATCAATGCGTTTTAATTTTCTGGATTTTCTGAAATACCACACTGGAACTGATTGTATGAAATTTTCCTGAAGGTTTAAATCTGTTGTCGAATTAGGCAGAAAAACCGGCATAGTCTTTAAATTTCTTCcagaaaaatctatcaaattaacAATCTTTTCagtttttataatattaatcgcCGCCATTGATTCTGTAAGATAAAACACAAGTATTTACATCTAACACATTTACTGTCTTTTGTAGACCagcatttaggacccaaaattccaaagagtTATGCCAAAGTgactttataataataaatgaaagaaataatCAAAAAATGTCGTATTTACGTAGGTATGAATATAATGCGTGCTAAACTGGACGCAATTATATAAAGAATCTAAACTCTTTTTGGGCCTTAATTATATgctatttcttcaattttactGCCTATAACTAGAATGGTATGGACTTATCTCAATATTATGAACTTTGCGATAAAAAAAAGGGGAAGGAAATATCGAAAGTAGATCAAAAGTCACAAAGTCCATACCCGACAATTCAATTTAAAGAAGAAcaacaccaacaaaaaaaaaaacgaaaaacgaaaaataaatcaATAGCTTACAAAACAGTACAAAGAAATATCGACTGAGCAGAACGAATCCCACAAATAAATGGGCTGTTCTAAGATTATCGGGTAGTGTCAGCAAATCTATAAAACACAAATATATCAGAGCTCAAACTAATATAAAATGAAGTCCGGAGAAAATATATAGGATGGAGTGGACGTGGGTAACTTATATATTTTAGACATGTAAGTATATCATTGTTAAAAAGCTTCGCTCAAAACAAAAACGAATCGTAACCCTTCAATTTTctataatactagaacacacccgtgatatcgcgggtccgtgacttaATTAAAGTATAGAACTATGCGtattatctgataaagtcatgccgattataagatgcacagttttctctgctttaaaaaagctttctgtttgaacccgtcgaccttgtatttatcaattattggtaatattaattatttggaaaataaaagtgcctggaatgaagtattttttaatcaacagcattgtcctatattagttatttgatctttgattcgctgttttgcGTCAtaccggctaacaaattgaaaactgtacctatacgccttaatttaagtccaaatttttagtattcgtattgtcatcttagaaagtcatactgattaaaatactacaatagggaacaatgtgacaatggttgaatttagtagtgtcaaccctgtggttatgacccgtgtatatagcaaaatcctaaacaCACCGtatggtggtgcgcctgttagatgcggaacgtacagttaaggtaataggtaacaggtgaatatactattggtatcggtatcggattcgacccggaaatattaattatgtggactGCAAAttaaaagggtctggagtggtgtaatttttaatcaacaccaatgtcctatattagctatatataaagttgaattctttgatttgccgTTTTTACCTGATGActgctgacaaattggacctcgtcattttagtattatagattgtgtttttttttactgttatcaTTATAATTTCACTTCAAACATAATACAAGAAATCCTGGTTAACATTTAATTATATGTGTGTCTATGGCAGCGATGATGAGTTTATTACACTCCATTATTAGCTTAATACTTTCAGAGATAATTTAATGTACTCTTAGCTTGCCTTATTTTCGATCATTCGATCATTGTATAATGTTTTACTTCATGTCTTAACATCGGatatttttcacaaaaattgGATTCAGAATCAAACCTTTGTGTTGTCTTATTATTATCATTTGTTGTCGTGGTTGCTTGCGTCCTCGGTTGTTTAATTTCCTAACAACATGCAACATAGCAATACCACAAGTAAGAGAGTATATTTCCTCGTGCTTAACTATCATTCCCTATCAAGGTTtgcatttaattttgtttataaggGGATTTATCATTGTTTTAACGTAATCATTatgttttgaaataaagaaaacatgGGCCAATACCATCATTGTAGATAATATTTCTCACTCACCTTCAACAATAAAATTGGTGCCGTTTATGTTTGCAGACGCGAGAAAATAATCATTAGAGAAATAAGTATATCAGTCATTTTGTGAATTTAGTCTTATCAAATAAAGATAACATGATTAattcctatggtaaagatacttGCCTAGTAGCAGTATAAAATAACAGATTGCTTGAACAACTTTATACTTTGCCATTATCTATTTGAAGGTGTACTGTCTTGAGCAGTTAAATATACATGCTTTTAAACAAAACAAGAGAAAACTAAcacaaagaaaaacatttttgaaag
The window above is part of the Mytilus edulis chromosome 6, xbMytEdul2.2, whole genome shotgun sequence genome. Proteins encoded here:
- the LOC139526670 gene encoding toll-like receptor 2, whose product is MTELTITGNPMRNGFLMDHPHFAVLQNICLKSHKDVTWVTDLYDKLKPKGFELCLHHKDFLAGVPIAECIVKAINSSRKVVFIITKDFLESSWGSYEIEMTRMHAFREGRESMVKVILMDDIRKDKLPKSLKEIWYKVVCIVWPSDTEAPYNTAEIFYDKLCITLSDGRMRISDDNTPM